Proteins co-encoded in one Romeriopsis navalis LEGE 11480 genomic window:
- a CDS encoding 3'(2'),5'-bisphosphate nucleotidase CysQ family protein: MQVFEREAAIRRVVQDCGLQAKCMALKGFEVNQKGPGDFVTDVDRALDRALSQSFADLFPQDGIISEENPDSRPRYQQNPGGRLWCIDPIDGTRDFIETQQNYSVMTGLLENGQPRVGWIFDPAADEMYFGGQDWGLFCQQGDRVQDCFPQPPTLMNRVVIGVQDQRNYGALLQRQIPEIDLWERPGSFGLKILSVILGQAGMLVYFNGRVKLWDTVAPVAMARQAGLICCDLAGNPLSYAPDAIELDSLAHRYPVVIGWKHCIDVFLPRVQAAMAAR; the protein is encoded by the coding sequence ATGCAGGTTTTTGAGCGAGAAGCTGCCATTCGACGGGTAGTCCAAGATTGTGGCCTTCAGGCGAAATGCATGGCTTTAAAGGGGTTTGAGGTCAATCAGAAGGGGCCGGGCGATTTTGTCACGGATGTCGATCGGGCGCTTGATCGGGCGTTGTCCCAGAGTTTTGCGGACCTATTTCCCCAAGATGGGATTATCAGCGAAGAAAATCCGGATTCCCGTCCCCGTTACCAACAAAATCCCGGTGGTCGACTTTGGTGCATTGACCCGATTGATGGGACCCGTGACTTCATTGAGACGCAGCAGAATTATTCGGTCATGACCGGACTTTTGGAAAACGGTCAGCCCCGCGTGGGCTGGATTTTTGACCCCGCCGCTGATGAAATGTATTTTGGGGGGCAAGATTGGGGGTTATTTTGCCAGCAGGGTGATCGCGTACAGGACTGTTTCCCCCAGCCCCCTACCTTGATGAACCGGGTGGTAATTGGGGTGCAGGATCAGCGGAATTATGGGGCTTTGCTGCAGCGTCAGATTCCGGAAATTGACCTGTGGGAGCGGCCCGGTAGTTTTGGGCTGAAAATCCTGTCGGTCATCTTGGGGCAGGCTGGGATGTTGGTGTATTTCAATGGTCGGGTGAAGTTGTGGGATACCGTTGCGCCGGTAGCCATGGCCCGCCAAGCGGGTTTAATCTGTTGTGATTTAGCCGGTAATCCCCTGTCCTATGCCCCGGATGCGATCGAGCTGGATAGTTTAGCCCACCGTTACCCAGTGGTGATTGGCTGGAAACATTGTATTGATGTGTTTTTACCCCGTGTGCAGGCGGCGATGGCGGCACGCTAA
- a CDS encoding Crp/Fnr family transcriptional regulator, whose translation MQTTEAISTVFPLLAAANPDTLELIMSMAVEHEYPAGRAVLMEDAWGNAVYFVESGWVKVRRHGATDDDSAALAILGRGDFFGEMAVLDESPRSTDVVSMTQVKLLSVAAQQFVKILFKDPQLHHRMLQLMVRRLRQTNFRFQLRDQAPAVKLVYTIVSLAEAYGEEASPGIVDVVNLSAQDLADLADISLNESKKILEKLIEKGWVKINAAQHTMHILNIHQMSSLLNQINNK comes from the coding sequence ATGCAAACTACTGAAGCAATTAGCACCGTTTTCCCCCTTTTAGCTGCGGCTAATCCGGACACCCTAGAGCTAATTATGTCCATGGCCGTAGAACATGAATACCCCGCGGGCCGCGCAGTATTGATGGAAGATGCTTGGGGAAATGCGGTCTACTTTGTGGAATCGGGTTGGGTGAAGGTTCGCCGTCATGGTGCGACCGATGATGATTCTGCCGCGTTAGCGATCTTGGGACGGGGTGATTTCTTTGGTGAGATGGCGGTGTTGGACGAATCGCCACGATCGACAGATGTTGTATCAATGACCCAGGTGAAGCTGCTCAGTGTTGCCGCCCAGCAGTTTGTCAAAATTCTGTTCAAAGATCCACAGTTACATCATCGGATGTTGCAACTGATGGTTCGCCGGTTGCGCCAGACGAATTTCCGCTTTCAGTTGCGCGATCAAGCGCCTGCGGTGAAGCTAGTCTATACGATCGTTTCGTTAGCGGAAGCCTACGGTGAAGAGGCGTCGCCAGGGATTGTGGATGTGGTGAATTTGTCAGCACAGGATTTAGCGGACTTAGCGGATATTTCGCTGAATGAGTCGAAGAAAATCTTAGAGAAGCTGATTGAAAAAGGCTGGGTCAAAATTAATGCGGCACAGCACACGATGCACATTCTGAATATTCATCAGATGAGTTCGCTGCTCAATCAAATTAATAATAAGTAG
- a CDS encoding conjugal transfer protein TraX produces the protein MPGLTSFQIKLLAAGFMVIDHVGRLFFPNYWVMQAIGRLSFPLFAWLAAQGEQHTSNLRNYLLRLLGVGLITQPIYLAFIAEMQGKPFSWSIIQWNMLFSLAYGVWLIRCVKQQTTLPNQVALATFMALIAQFLQLEGGIITAGSIYAMSLLGESPIVGYGLFVALHLLYLPEKNGWIELFAIFAPLIVLLYNAAQGPPAKWLYGFYPLHFAALLGLKLYLLPHYWPQLTTALNQLRH, from the coding sequence ATGCCAGGACTGACTTCATTTCAAATTAAGCTACTGGCCGCGGGCTTCATGGTGATTGATCATGTCGGCCGATTATTCTTCCCCAATTACTGGGTTATGCAAGCGATCGGTCGTCTCAGCTTTCCCCTCTTCGCTTGGTTAGCCGCTCAAGGCGAACAACATACTAGCAACCTGCGCAATTACTTACTCCGCTTACTCGGCGTGGGCCTGATTACCCAACCGATTTACCTCGCTTTCATTGCGGAGATGCAAGGCAAGCCATTTAGCTGGAGCATTATCCAATGGAACATGCTGTTTTCTCTGGCCTATGGTGTATGGCTGATTCGCTGCGTCAAACAACAAACGACATTGCCAAATCAAGTGGCTCTCGCAACATTCATGGCCCTGATCGCCCAGTTTCTCCAACTCGAAGGCGGTATCATTACCGCGGGGAGTATCTATGCCATGTCCCTCTTGGGGGAATCCCCGATCGTTGGCTATGGGTTATTTGTTGCCCTGCATTTGCTCTACCTCCCAGAAAAAAACGGCTGGATTGAGTTATTTGCAATTTTCGCCCCGCTCATCGTCCTGCTTTACAACGCCGCACAAGGCCCGCCGGCCAAATGGCTATATGGCTTCTACCCGCTACATTTTGCCGCCCTCTTAGGACTCAAGTTATATCTCTTGCCCCACTATTGGCCCCAACTCACGACCGCATTGAATCAACTCCGACATTGA
- a CDS encoding M61 family metallopeptidase has product MPRQPIESISPDVLTGESSAATVSSTSAQSIGLHYTVAMPQPTTHLFEVTLQITAWQATQLDLKMPVWTPGSYLVREYARHVQDFAAVDAAGQAITWAKLGKNHWQLDTQGQSSITVRYRVFANELTVRTNHLDHTHGYFNGAATFCFIPGYQQQSVKVTIQPPPDWKIATQLSPVDGPENTFIAPNFDLLVDSPFEIGTHTVHAFEAGGKPNEYVIWGENHNLNVEQLIEDTQKIVATEAAMFGELPYDRYKFMLHLPGKGYGGLEHRDACCLIFSRRSFGDREKYEDFIQLVAHEFFHLWNIKRIRPKALEVFDYEAENYTPSLWFSEGTTSYYDFLIPYRAGIYGAKTYLKNLSKEITRYLTTPGRLVQPLSESSFDAWIKLYRQDSNSPNSQMSYYLKGAMVTFLMDLAIRRKHQNQKSFDQVLPLMWQKFGRSETGFTPAQVKQVIESVAEFDLTDFFDRYIHGLEELPLAEALADFGLRLAANSDEGDLPPYTGLRLNPTAKPTAIVKCVESDSPAQRAGIDAGDEIVAIDGLRVTAAQLPTQLKDYQPGETITLSIFHQDVLRQTQMTLQPAQPTKYFVVPMENPSIEQRQNFMGWLGLPMEAVI; this is encoded by the coding sequence ATGCCGCGTCAGCCGATCGAGTCGATTTCTCCGGATGTTTTGACAGGCGAATCGTCTGCCGCCACGGTGAGTTCTACATCAGCACAATCGATCGGGTTGCACTATACGGTAGCGATGCCCCAGCCGACGACGCATTTATTTGAAGTGACGTTGCAAATCACCGCATGGCAGGCTACCCAGTTAGATTTGAAGATGCCGGTGTGGACACCGGGTTCTTATTTGGTGCGGGAATATGCGCGGCATGTGCAAGATTTTGCCGCGGTAGATGCGGCGGGGCAGGCGATCACCTGGGCAAAGCTGGGTAAAAATCATTGGCAGCTCGATACCCAAGGACAGTCATCAATTACAGTCCGCTATCGAGTTTTTGCGAATGAATTGACGGTGCGGACAAATCATCTTGATCACACCCACGGCTACTTTAATGGTGCGGCGACGTTTTGCTTTATTCCTGGTTATCAACAGCAGTCGGTGAAGGTGACGATTCAACCACCCCCAGATTGGAAAATTGCGACACAATTATCGCCGGTTGATGGACCGGAAAATACGTTTATTGCTCCCAATTTTGATTTGCTAGTTGATAGCCCGTTTGAGATTGGGACGCATACGGTGCATGCTTTTGAAGCCGGTGGAAAGCCGAATGAGTATGTGATTTGGGGGGAGAATCATAATCTGAATGTTGAGCAATTGATTGAGGATACACAGAAGATTGTGGCAACGGAAGCGGCGATGTTTGGTGAGTTGCCCTACGATCGCTATAAATTCATGCTGCATTTACCGGGGAAAGGTTATGGCGGCTTGGAACACCGGGATGCTTGTTGCTTGATTTTTAGTCGGCGCAGTTTTGGCGATCGCGAGAAGTACGAAGACTTTATCCAGCTGGTTGCCCATGAGTTCTTTCATCTATGGAATATCAAGCGAATTCGGCCTAAAGCGCTAGAAGTGTTTGACTATGAAGCCGAAAACTATACGCCTTCGTTATGGTTTAGCGAAGGGACGACGAGCTACTACGACTTTTTGATTCCCTACCGAGCGGGGATCTATGGTGCGAAGACTTATCTGAAAAACTTGAGTAAAGAAATCACGCGCTATCTCACGACGCCCGGACGCCTAGTGCAGCCGTTGAGTGAGTCGAGTTTTGATGCCTGGATTAAGCTGTATCGTCAGGATTCAAACTCGCCGAATTCCCAAATGTCTTACTATCTCAAAGGCGCAATGGTGACGTTCCTGATGGACTTAGCCATTCGGCGTAAGCACCAAAATCAGAAATCATTTGATCAAGTCTTACCGTTGATGTGGCAAAAGTTTGGTCGATCAGAAACGGGGTTTACGCCAGCCCAAGTGAAGCAAGTGATTGAATCCGTTGCGGAGTTTGATCTGACGGATTTCTTCGATCGCTATATTCATGGTTTAGAGGAGTTGCCCCTCGCTGAGGCCTTGGCTGATTTTGGGTTACGCTTGGCAGCGAACTCGGATGAAGGCGATTTGCCGCCCTATACGGGATTGCGCCTTAACCCAACTGCAAAACCCACCGCAATTGTCAAATGTGTTGAGTCTGATTCCCCGGCTCAGCGTGCTGGGATTGACGCGGGCGATGAGATTGTGGCGATCGATGGTTTACGGGTGACAGCGGCACAGCTACCAACGCAGTTAAAAGACTATCAACCCGGTGAAACCATCACCCTGTCGATTTTCCATCAGGACGTATTGCGTCAGACACAAATGACATTGCAACCCGCGCAACCGACCAAATATTTTGTGGTGCCCATGGAAAACCCGTCGATCGAACAGCGCCAAAACTTTATGGGCTGGTTGGGTTTGCCAATGGAGGCGGTGATTTAG
- a CDS encoding acyl carrier protein phosphodiesterase, translated as MNYLAHLFLAKPTPEAMIGNLLGDFRTGIPLDHYSPLVRQGIENHLKIDAFTDHHPIVQADKQSFSKPQRRFAGIMLDVLYDHYLAKHWSNYSRIPLTDFAQGVYQILHRHQDMLPAKLQRALPDMIQNDWLCSYQDLATIEYVLQRIAKRFKRPTPIAQGYTEILTHYATFETGFLTFFPELITYVQTLHRA; from the coding sequence ATGAATTACCTAGCCCATCTATTTCTGGCCAAGCCCACCCCCGAAGCCATGATTGGCAATCTTCTGGGCGACTTTCGGACGGGCATTCCCCTCGATCACTACTCCCCATTAGTGCGCCAAGGCATCGAGAATCACCTCAAGATTGATGCCTTTACCGACCACCACCCGATCGTGCAAGCAGACAAACAATCCTTTTCCAAACCCCAACGTCGATTTGCCGGGATTATGCTCGACGTACTTTACGATCATTACCTAGCGAAACACTGGAGCAATTACAGCCGCATTCCCCTGACTGATTTCGCCCAAGGGGTATATCAGATTCTCCATCGCCATCAAGATATGCTGCCCGCCAAGCTCCAGCGGGCTTTACCTGACATGATTCAAAACGACTGGCTCTGTTCCTATCAAGATTTAGCCACCATTGAATATGTGCTCCAACGCATAGCTAAACGCTTTAAGCGCCCTACCCCCATTGCCCAGGGCTATACGGAAATCCTGACGCATTACGCCACCTTCGAAACCGGATTCCTCACCTTCTTCCCCGAACTCATCACCTACGTCCAAACTCTACACCGCGCCTAA
- the ycf46 gene encoding stress-responsive protein Ycf46 gives MQEALSILIQSQYPLIYLVTSEEDRAEQEIVGLAALEQFQRRVFSWTLTRGVMEYGQSGGTPQQGTIPPQQALDFAVRQRDPSIFVFKDLHPFLNQGGSAEVIRWLRDAIASFKGTNKTIILMSPVQEVPIELEKEVVVLDFALPTMAELNDVLTRQLSQVRGPKLTTESREKLLKAALGLTRDEAEKVYRKACVTAGQLTESEVAIVLSEKKQLIRRNGILEFVEEDETLDSVGGLDELKHWLHQRSGAFTERAREYGLPQPKGMLILGVPGCGKSLIAKTTSRLWGLPLLRLDLGRVYDGSTVGKSEANLRSALKTAESISPAILFIDELDKAFAGSSGSADSDGGTSSRIFGSFLTWMQEKTSPVFVMATANRVERLPGEFLRKGRFDEIFFVDLPSPDEREDIFRIHLSKRNRDVGRFDLQQLANVCDGFSGAEIEQAIIAAMYEAFAQDREFTQLDIIASVKSTLPLSKTMTEQVSALRDWARQRARPAAAAIAEYQRLEF, from the coding sequence ATGCAAGAAGCACTAAGTATTCTGATTCAGTCCCAGTACCCGTTGATCTATTTGGTCACATCGGAGGAAGATCGTGCGGAACAGGAAATCGTGGGCCTCGCGGCCCTTGAGCAGTTCCAGCGACGTGTATTCTCTTGGACCCTGACGCGGGGTGTGATGGAGTATGGTCAATCCGGTGGTACGCCCCAGCAGGGAACCATTCCGCCGCAGCAGGCGCTTGACTTCGCTGTACGTCAGCGTGACCCCAGTATTTTTGTGTTTAAGGATCTCCACCCGTTCCTGAATCAAGGTGGTAGTGCCGAGGTAATCCGTTGGTTGCGTGATGCCATCGCCAGCTTCAAAGGCACGAACAAAACCATCATTTTGATGTCGCCAGTGCAAGAGGTGCCGATCGAGTTAGAGAAAGAAGTTGTCGTTTTGGATTTTGCCTTGCCAACGATGGCTGAGCTGAACGATGTACTGACGCGTCAACTCAGTCAGGTGCGCGGCCCCAAGCTAACCACGGAGTCGCGGGAAAAATTACTCAAAGCGGCGCTGGGGCTAACGCGTGATGAGGCGGAGAAGGTTTATCGCAAAGCCTGTGTCACGGCCGGTCAGTTGACCGAGAGCGAAGTGGCGATCGTCTTGTCGGAGAAGAAGCAGCTCATCCGTCGCAATGGCATTCTGGAGTTTGTGGAGGAAGATGAGACGCTGGATTCGGTGGGCGGCTTAGACGAGTTGAAGCATTGGTTGCATCAACGATCGGGGGCGTTTACCGAACGAGCGCGAGAATATGGTTTGCCGCAGCCGAAGGGGATGCTGATTTTAGGTGTGCCGGGTTGTGGTAAATCGTTGATTGCCAAGACGACTTCCCGACTGTGGGGCTTACCCCTACTGCGCCTAGATCTCGGGCGTGTCTATGATGGTTCGACGGTCGGTAAATCCGAAGCAAATTTGCGTAGCGCCTTAAAGACAGCCGAGTCAATTTCCCCCGCGATTTTATTCATTGATGAATTGGATAAAGCCTTTGCTGGAAGCTCGGGGTCAGCGGACTCGGATGGTGGTACATCGAGCCGGATCTTTGGTTCATTTTTGACTTGGATGCAGGAGAAAACTTCCCCGGTATTTGTCATGGCGACGGCCAACCGGGTAGAGCGTTTGCCAGGAGAATTCCTGCGCAAGGGCCGCTTTGACGAAATTTTCTTTGTCGATCTGCCGAGTCCGGATGAGCGAGAGGATATTTTCCGTATCCATCTATCCAAGCGCAACCGGGATGTGGGGCGATTTGACCTGCAACAACTTGCGAATGTTTGTGACGGATTCTCCGGCGCAGAGATTGAGCAGGCGATAATTGCTGCTATGTACGAAGCTTTTGCCCAGGATCGAGAGTTTACCCAGTTGGACATCATCGCTTCAGTTAAGTCCACACTGCCACTCTCGAAGACGATGACCGAGCAGGTGTCTGCCCTCAGAGATTGGGCACGCCAGCGGGCTCGTCCAGCGGCGGCTGCGATCGCTGAATATCAGCGGTTGGAGTTCTAA
- a CDS encoding DUF1257 domain-containing protein — translation MSHFSTLRTKISDAAVLQNSLRDLGIDVQSNADVRGYQGQRVRADIVATLEGEYDLGWSQNADGTFDLIADLWGVAKKHNQTELINSINQKYAVNKTLAEVKRPGLNNANVKLVVH, via the coding sequence ATGTCTCACTTTAGCACTCTGCGTACGAAGATTTCTGATGCCGCAGTTTTACAAAACTCCTTGCGTGATCTCGGGATCGATGTTCAGTCGAACGCTGATGTTCGGGGTTATCAAGGTCAGCGTGTACGAGCTGATATCGTTGCGACGTTGGAAGGCGAGTATGATCTCGGCTGGTCGCAAAATGCCGACGGGACCTTCGATCTAATTGCGGATCTATGGGGTGTCGCGAAGAAGCATAACCAGACTGAGTTGATCAACTCGATTAACCAGAAGTATGCAGTCAATAAGACGTTGGCGGAAGTAAAGCGCCCAGGGTTGAACAATGCAAATGTGAAACTCGTCGTTCACTAA
- a CDS encoding SH3 domain-containing protein, translated as MKTAFSTRLPLVAGMWITVGVTLFGLGAATLRPKAFAKVSTQPSVIPMAMQADCQTVATDPQPPLNIRSQPSASSSQNIVGTAGNGTILKVIDAQPGWLKVSQPIDGWVHQPLTATSCANTNGKAATTTTTTQQPQSPNMQVIGSAYDRFEAGQLQAALALLQSIPQTDATYQAAQTAYQTMSTKWHQGHVAYQAAQTALANGQWQVVLNHVKELPDVSYWRAKMAPIVKQAIVNQNMIN; from the coding sequence ATGAAAACAGCATTTTCGACCAGACTTCCCCTCGTGGCTGGAATGTGGATTACCGTTGGCGTCACACTTTTTGGCTTAGGTGCAGCAACACTCAGACCGAAAGCATTTGCGAAAGTGTCAACCCAACCCAGCGTCATCCCCATGGCAATGCAGGCAGACTGCCAAACTGTCGCGACCGATCCACAACCACCGCTCAACATCCGTTCTCAACCCAGCGCGAGTAGTAGCCAAAATATTGTCGGCACCGCCGGTAACGGGACAATTCTCAAAGTCATCGATGCCCAACCCGGCTGGCTCAAAGTCTCACAGCCGATCGACGGTTGGGTCCATCAGCCCCTGACGGCCACGAGCTGTGCCAACACCAACGGCAAAGCTGCAACCACCACCACCACGACGCAACAGCCGCAATCGCCAAACATGCAAGTGATTGGTAGTGCCTATGATCGGTTTGAAGCCGGGCAACTGCAAGCGGCACTGGCGCTCTTACAATCCATCCCGCAAACTGATGCAACATATCAAGCGGCACAAACAGCTTATCAAACGATGTCAACCAAGTGGCATCAAGGGCACGTCGCTTACCAGGCAGCACAAACAGCGCTTGCCAATGGTCAATGGCAAGTTGTTCTGAATCACGTCAAGGAATTACCGGATGTCAGCTACTGGCGGGCGAAAATGGCCCCAATCGTCAAGCAAGCGATTGTTAATCAGAACATGATCAATTAG